The Mya arenaria isolate MELC-2E11 chromosome 15, ASM2691426v1 genomic sequence TGCTCTTTATTTCTCAATCACATGCATAAAGATTTTCATCCCTCGTCAGGAGAttgggggatggatcgaaattcttGGGGATCTTCAGCCCAATCAGGGAATATGGCTTGCATGTGGTTAGTTGTCTATTATTCTGacataaaatcaatgtttgtgttaaattttTAGTTTACAATGTTTGTGGAGTAATTGATAAATACTTTAATATGCTGAGTCACTCCCAAAAGTTATGGCAAGATGTTGCTCAAGGGTCTAATCTTATGATGTGGGGAAAACTTGAGTATTCGGGTAAAACTCATTTGTTCAGCTTGGTGACAATCCAAAGTCACATATACCCAGGTTGAATCTTACCCCTGATGCCTTGGTGAGATGCGAATGAGCTGACTGGACAACTAAATTAACAATCTCCTACTCGGTGATCTCCCTGGAGGTACAGAGAAGATCTATGTGACAACTCATGAAAAGATGCTGGATTTCAGCGGTTTCCTTTTAaagaaacttattttatttgatcTCAGTGctgttttgtttggtttaaatcttttaatttaaaataaatgtttcatatctAAAAGCTCAattatatttggaaaaaaatcattaaattttaaagatgTTGAGCACAGTCAATTAAGTTGTAattacattacaaaataatgaaaggGAAGTAAGCACTGCATGGTGTTTacttatataaatgtaacatgTACTATCCAGGTAGAGGAGCTGGTGGTCAACCTCAGAGTGGCCGAGGGTTTAGTAGGGGAGGCTACCGTGGTCGCGGGGCATCAAGAGGGCGGGGTTCGTCTCGAGGCGCCACAAGAGGAGGGGCAAATATAAGGGGTCGCGGACCAAACAGATACCAGCAACTACAGCTGTCCAGTCCTGTACAGAAACTGAAGGTACTAACTAGATAACACAGTTTGCAATGGTCATAATGATGCTGCCTGTTAGTCACTGTTTAAACAACCagaactccttggccattttccattgaaaacaacctcagatccAATGGACAGTTTTCAATTTTAggattttttacatttaacttcACTGCAAGAAGTTTGCATAGTAATTTTAATTCAGCAGTTAAACCTTAGTACTTTACTCATAGTAATATTAgtcatttatacaaaaatacacttcacttggaatcaatttgaactaagTAATTCAAATTCCACATAAAAACACTACATAACTCTTGCTTATATTGCTAATAAAACACACAGGTAGTTAAAAGATGTGCAAGTATGCATGGGTGTTACCTATTTTTATAGGTACAAATTACAGTGTTAATTGACTCGCCAAGTCTGACTTCTTTGTTGTTTGTTAATCGATTCGCCAACTCtgacttatttattgtttgttaatcGATTCACCAAGTCTGACttctttattgtttgttaatCGATTCACCAAGTCTGACttctttattgtttgttaatCAATTCACCAAGTCTGACttctttattgtttgttaatCAATTCACCAAGTCTGACttctttattgtttgttaatCGATTCACCAAGTCTGACttctttattgtttgttaatCGATTCACCGAGTCTGACttctttattgtttgttaaGCGATTCACCAAGTCTGACTTCTTTGTTGTTTGTTAATCGATTCACCAAGTCTgacttatttgttgtttgttaatCAATTCACCAAGTCTGACttctttattgtttgttaatCAATTCACCAAGTCTGACttctttattgattttctttttacagTTACAGCAACAAACAGCCAAACAGATCACAAGGGGGAGAAGTCGAGGTCTTGGGACAAGGGGAGGATTTAGGGGTCGTGGGAACTTGAGAGGTCAGGTGGTCACCAGGGGTCGTGGAGGTGCAAGGGGTCGTGGGGTCAGAGGTGCTAAGTCAGGAATCAGAGGTCAAGGCCAGAGTTCACAGGGGGTTGTTGGGTTCACAAGCCTGAACCGACAAAGACAGCAGGCAATGAATGTCCTGTTGAAAGCAAAGAAAACACTGGCCAATTTAGATTCCCGACAACAGCAGCAGAAAGGCCGAAGGTCACTGGTTCTGAATCAGCAGCGAGGCCTACaggtaaagctgcactctcacagattgaccgttttgatttaacaaatatttttgtcttggaatgagcaaattttttgTGCATTTCTATAATTTGTGATTTACATtgaaagactgttgacaaaaaatcgtatcacagtttttcttatttacagttgaaaattgatgtttaattccaataaacttatttttttaaagtgttagtGAGGCTTTTAgtcttaaaacatcaatttataactgtaaataaaaataaataagttttcaaaaaggtcaaactgtcagagtgcagctttaagataataataatccatttttaaacaacattttttttctgttcattatATGCCAGGATAGATAATAGGCAGGGGAAATAGTGGGAACAATTCATTACAAACCTTTAATATTATGATTGTACACATGAAAACATGAAACTGGATCAATTAATTCCGAGTTTATTTATACGATCTATGATCTGCACATGTAAAAGTAATCATTTGAATGCTTATCTTgatttatcatgttattttaatatgtttaaaaaaccaTCCCTGTACTAGAAGGCTAAAAAAACACCTGTTTTTAGTCCCAACCCTAATTATTTtgtggtataataataataatcataagtTTGTTAATacagtatttgaaatataaacaatatggcTCTAATACAGTGATAAATTTAAGGTGTTTTGGATTATTTTCTTGGCAACATTATTGTGAgaatgtgtatgtatgtaaactATGCAACAATATACATACTTTGTGCTCAAtgaatgattttcaaaaataactgtttttccTACCTACTTATGATTTTTTCCAGAACACTGCAGTAATGTCAGATCTTATTTGTTCGTGTTTAGCcttacctacatgtatatatgactgTACTTCAGATATCCACAAGCAATCTAAGCCCGCGAGGTCGTGGGCGAGGCAAGGGGGGATATGGCAGTACTCTATCCCTCACAACCGTGGGGTTGAAGACCCGTGGTCGTGGGAGTCGCGGGAGATTAAATGTGCAGGCTGGAAGACAATTTGGCAGTACAGTGTCACTTAACTCTACAGGGACACCGCGTGGTGGGCGTGGCCGAGGGAGAGGCAGAGGGCGGGGACAGGGCAGGGTTCTGACACGGGTGATCACAAACAGTGCCCTCACGGGTGGGGCTCAGGGAGGCAAGAGACGGAGGTTGGTTTTCTTTTGTGTTACACAATTGCTATGCAAAAGATTGTAAACCTTCCCccagtacatgtatatcaaaaaaTCTCACATATTTACTCAACtaagaacaacatttaaatcCTGTTTATAACATAAATGCTGATTGGTTTGtccacttatttattttatcatttaaaaaatatgtttattttcttaaatttaagtcaTAAGATTTGCATAAAAGACATATGCCTGTCATAATTTGGTATTTGAAATGACAATGGAATGTCCTTCCCTTCAAGTTTTGTTGAGcccttttacttttcaatgatattaattaaatatgaaaagatgtgtaattaaacatgatataatggTATTTTCCATGTTTTCAGATGGCGCGTTCCTAACACCCAGACGGACGACTCCGGGATTCTCACAGTATCTGTAGCCAACTCTCCACCGTAGGTTCTCATTGTCATGTTCTTTGTCAGAGCTTAAATCATATTTAGGTTTAGCGAGGGAGATATTGCTTTGGTGTTGGCCTTCATTCCATCCGTCGATCACACTTTTTTTaccatatgaaatatatacaatgaatattttgaaatataagtaATGTACTGTAATAGCTACTTAATGAGATAATTTAACAGCGTTAAAAATATGAGAGCTTTAGAgtgatgttttaaatgtattgaacGCAGTAATTCATCTAACAagtatttacaatataaatagaaaatcaCATGGGGCAGTGCTCCAGCCAGTATTTAAAAAAGGCAGGATGCTTggatgtgtatgtgttgtaacaactttcaatacaaatatttttttatgaattccTGAGCTGTTATTCTAactttagtgtcaaaattatgtagttttattattttcatactttatttttaaacatacacaatatgaattgaacattggcccttgcaagtgccccattaaCGCTCATGCAGTGCGCATCTGAAGTGCCCTTTCGGACCTAgaaccctgcccttttcaaatcctggctggaacACTGATTATCATAACAAAGTCTTCAGATGTATggtattataagttacggggttagtaggtgacccggtATGGGATATACAGGATAAAGGAAACCAGGGTGAGAGAGAAGCCCCAGCCCGAGGATTGTTTTTCTGCAGCTTGTATATCTTTTATTGGGTCAGCTACTGACCCCATAACGTATGTATCACATTCACAACCTGTTTAAAGTTATCAAGATGCCATTACTATCtgggaaatgtttcatttattcagcAGTCTGAAAAAAAGACATCCGTCTGGTATGTTTTCAAGATTATTGACCTAATATGGAAAATTATATGGGCATAGCGTAACCAGTCCTGGCGTTATGTCATTCATGTTGTGtggtatataaacatataattatcatgtttttcaGTCCACAACCAAAAAACCGGTTACCAAGATACGAGGTTAACGACACTGACCCTTCGTTGCAGGCACAAATCAGGGTGAGGAATAAGGCCATGTATAGGATCTAACATTCAATACcacttatttaaaaagattatGAAATGAGTTATGGTATAGCTAGCTATAAGGTTAGTTTCATAACATTTGGTATAAAAtagtaacaaataaaaaaatataaataaatgacgCATTTGCAGTAGTTAAAATTAGCAAGCcaacaagccctgcactggtcaAATGTCATCGGGGCTTgctaaaattcagaattttatatagcagggcttgttaaaaaatttgatgccaatcaatagtataagaattcgggcttgttcatccaaaagtttaattttgatgaccgatttgtcaaatttattcattttgccATAGAAGTTTTATGCTAAATAAGTAGGGTGAAAGACATCAATGTTTGGTTATATACatgaaacacttgtgtaatacttgaaaatatattctacttgtaattaaattaaaacaagcaaaacatGCCCTTTGTCAGAcatataagttaaaaaatgcaaatcatgagTAATTAAGAAAGTCATATGATatgcatatttcataatttaaattagATCAATGCAATCCTGGCAGCACTTATTTACCataactttctttttttcacattttggtTGTATTCTGTACCtatatcattaaaatcatattccTTATAATTGCTCCACAACTTTACCCTCTGGGTACTCAGCATAATGAAATAAAGTGATcaccagaaaaaaaaatgttctgcgAAAGTATTACCCTTCAAGAATGTCTAGACATGTTAAATCGTTGTATGAGGCATGCAGGTTCCCTGAACTTGCAAAGAAAGCAAGCACAAACATGTGAAATATATGTGTGATATTTGCAAGAAGTTATTATACATTGTGAACAATGGTGCGAATTTAACAGGAGAAacaagtttatttgaaatattaatgtttaatttaattatacaaGGGCTGTAGCAACAATTagaatcattttatttataccGAGTTCATCTCCCCTGCATTATGGGAAATACCTATAAATTTACTTATGCCTTCTAATTATTTGAACAGTGTTTTGTTTGGTTAATACTAGTTGATATTCCCTCGATTATGAAGGcaattgaaatttgatatgaCCTCTCAAGTCCTGGGTAGAGATAGTACTGTGTCCCTTTTGAGAATCCATAAGAAAATACCCAGGATGgagatcgaacccacaacctcattGAAGAGAAGTGGAcacctgtaccactagaccactctaaccCCAAATTAAAGAGATGTTTTGAGGATTTTCTCACAAATATAAACTGCTTCCAGTAATATCCTTGTgcaatgtaaaatacaaaaaagtaataaaggTATAAAAAAAGAGGCTGTCGCTAATAGCGTGGCGCTTTCTTTTTATCTTATAGAACAGAAAATGCACtagtgtttttgaaaaatgtagaCATTAAGTGCACTTGCACAGACAATAGTGAATTATTCACCACATTAtcataaatttgatttttagctctactaaTTCGAAGAATAAGatgagctatactactcacccaagcgtcagcatcagcgttggcgtcacaccttggtaaaggttttgcatgcaagcacacatagattaatatctcagcaactacttgaggtattgcattgagacattaaacaatggtactcaaccatccaacctacttagttaaccaagttagataactctagtttgcatttaatgcaaataataggcctttattatttgacttagaaattctggttaaggttttgcgtgcaagcacacataggttaatatctcagcaattacttgaggtattgcattgaaactttacacaaaGGCttccaaccatttaaccttcttatttaatcaagtaagataactctatcttttatattatataatttttgcccctttatcgTGCCaattagaaattctggttaaggtcttgcacgttagcacacataggataatatctcagcaacttcttgatttattgcattgagactttatacaatggtacacaaccacccaacctacttgaataaccaagttagataactgtattttgcaaataatggccctttattattagacttaaaaattcaggttaaaattttgcatgtaaccacatttatgttaatatctcagcacatcatgtattgcattgaaatctaatcaaacagtgatccatgcatgtttcgccaaaacttttcaatccttacactgaaaagcggcggaatagtcgagcccgctgtctctgtgacagctcttgttaatagTAAAGTAATCTTTTCCCTCGTACATGAGCCTTTTCTTGCATGCCACGAAGGCTATTTGTGATTGTATTTAGTAAATGAcataacataaattttattttgatttaagcaTATAAAGCTTATCCTCATATACAAAAACCAGCaattcataaatatacaaataatgcaATAAGGCTCAATCACAATTGATAGCTCTAATTAGGTTTCCTTACGTGTAACATTTCACAATCTACAATAGAGAAGGTAATGCATTACAAAGTATGATTTACtgtacaata encodes the following:
- the LOC128218681 gene encoding spidroin-1-like; protein product: MASVKMEVDKVDMSLDDIIKLNRKEQRANRGQGRGGGARGRGRGRPGTGRGAGGQPQSGRGFSRGGYRGRGASRGRGSSRGATRGGANIRGRGPNRYQQLQLSSPVQKLKLQQQTAKQITRGRSRGLGTRGGFRGRGNLRGQVVTRGRGGARGRGVRGAKSGIRGQGQSSQGVVGFTSLNRQRQQAMNVLLKAKKTLANLDSRQQQQKGRRSLVLNQQRGLQISTSNLSPRGRGRGKGGYGSTLSLTTVGLKTRGRGSRGRLNVQAGRQFGSTVSLNSTGTPRGGRGRGRGRGRGQGRVLTRVITNSALTGGAQGGKRRRWRVPNTQTDDSGILTVSVANSPPPQPKNRLPRYEVNDTDPSLQAQIRNLKPATSTKYVFKKAMFAQATTTSLNERFSESPAGSQQANPSTDTLGRKVFF